Sequence from the Montipora foliosa isolate CH-2021 chromosome 12, ASM3666993v2, whole genome shotgun sequence genome:
acgtacatggctgtgtagctgcgtcgagccacagaaagagcgcaaaaattaagcctcgatcaggtgtgtgtgtgtgtctgatggcttgagcctgcgatccaatcaacaaccagtccctggtcagcggtcaacttcaaaaaaacagctgaccttgataaggtctatcttgagcccgctatatggtcacgtgatactggtcagcggataccttgttttgacaggtgtcaattgaccataacattgatgtccaatatcaaagatgtatgctgtaaacaaactagttacggtgtcaaatggagtattgcctcctggatgagctctaaacttgagcccgtgatatggttacgtgtactggtcacattggcatacatgaaggggcggacggacgtacggacgtacgttgtacgtacgttgtacgtacggacgtttatgacgtcatggctataaaaccaaattttctcacatcgatgggttaccatattttcttagctatggtgctccgcgcgcgcgcctttggcgcgcgcggaacTCCGCTACAAAGACCTACAAGAAGACAAACCCAAATGTACCAGACATAATAACTCTAGCAGACAAGAAAATAGCCCAAAAAATCGGACTCGAGGACCAAATTGAAGTCTCAGCATCAAGGGACCCCTTCATCACACTAAAAGACCATAAACCCGATTTCACCAACAAcccgacctgcagactcatcaatCGAAGCAAATCCGAAATTGgcatcatcagcaaaaaaaACCTTGACTGCATAAACAAAGAGGTCATCCATACGACCAAAGTGAACCTGTGGAAAAGCACTACCAACACCATAGAATGGTTCAAGGCAATCCCAGAAAAGGAAAAGCACGCATTTATCACCTTTGACGTGTGCGACTTCTACCTATCCATATCTGAAGACCTGCTACTGAAAGCATTAGATTATGCCTCCAAATTCAGTACAATCACCCAACAAGACCGCCACATCATCATCCACGCGAAAAAATCGCTCCTTTACCACCAAAACTCTCCATGGACCAAGAAGAACACAAACGGCATGTTTGGTGTTACAATGGGCTCATACGACGGAGAAGAAACGTGCGAATTGATAGGAAATTACATGCTCTCCTTGATCACATCCAAATTCAAAGATAAAGTTGGACTGTAGCGTGACGATGGTCTTGCAGTCTGCAAAGCCAAcccaaaagaaattgaaaaaaccaaaaaggaGGTCAGCAATGTGTTTAAAGCAAATGgcctaaagatcacaatcgaTGCTAACAGAAAAATCGTCCACTTTCTTGATGTAACCTTCGACCTTACAGATGGAAGCTACAATATTGTGCGCCGTGTGGCTGCCATAATTTCAGCTCTGCTGaactttttttgaaattttctctcttCTCCCTCCAATACCATCATACTCTTATACGAGTACAAATATAACTTCAAGATGCTTCAATATTCACGTAACTTTTTAATGTCCTTGCAAAAATGGAAAGGTTTTAGGCCTCAAGACACGAAGCCCTTTCAACCCGAACAGTGGCGAACCTTCAAAGATGCTGGCATACTGAAGTCCATGAGAGGCAAGCGTGGTGGAGTTAAAACTGGAAGCAATAACATCCCTGTCATCATTTCGAGATTCCGCAAAAATTTTCCTTCTCGTTGGGAATCACAAGGAAGGAAAAGTTCAGTTTGTCATCggaacttattaaatattcaaattgtCACCTCCACTCATTCATCATCGCACCAACCTATTGTTGTCTCTCGGGaaaggccgcattttgtacctTCGCTTCTGCTCAGCAATCCTATGTCTTTGGCGCCAAAGATAGACGAGATAGCTTTCACCATTAAGCAGCGGGACATCGACGTAGCTCTCTTTACTGAAACCTGGCTAAAGAATACAATCCCCGACGATCCAATCAACATCACGGGATATCAGTTATTTCGGAGGGATCGACAACACCAAGATCATGGCGGGGTTTGTTTATATGTCAAGAACTCAATTCAGTGTTCTTTGCTCCCTGAGTTGTTCAGCGACGTCCATGAAGTAATCTGGGTTTCTCTGCGCCCTTACCGTCTGCCGCAAGGGTTTTCTAATATTATTGTTGCGGTTGTCTACCATCCGGATCAAAATCCCGATACCAGCAATGCTCAGTTACGTGATTATCTCATGTGCACACTTGAGACGATTGAAGTCAAGTATCCTAATAGTGCCATAGTAGTCGCTGGCGATTTcaacaaattcaattttaaagcaCAGGCTAGGAACTATCAACTGAAACCTTTAGTCAAGATCCCTACGAGAGGCAACAACATTCTTGACCAGATATTTACCAACTTACAGGATTATTATCAAGAACCGACAGGCCTTCCTGCTTTTGGCCTGTCTGACCATGTGACTGTTATAGCCATGCCTGGTCCCCGACAAGAAAGCAAGTCTCAGAGAAAATCTCTTAAAACTCGGGACAAGAGGGCTAGTTCCGTTGCTGCCCTTGGACGATTTCTAGTGGCGGTCCCTTGGGAGCAAGTGCTTGACCACTATAGCTCTTGCGATGAAAAACTTGCTAATATAACGGATATTATCAACTATGGTCTTAACACAATCATGCCAGAGCGGTCTGTTAAAATCCACCAAGCGGACAGACCTTGGTTAAATCCTGACCTCAAGCGTTTGATAAGCAAAAGACAAAAGGCCTTTGCTTCTGGGAATAAACCTTTGTTTAATCTCCTTAGAAACAAAGTCAACCGCGAAAGAAAGAGGTGTTGCAAGGTCTATTATAACAATAAAGTGCGGGATCTGAAGGACACGCGACCACGCGATTGGTGGCGCGAGGTAAAACAATTGTGTGGCAATGCTAGGGGTTCTCGCCCAGACCTTCGATCCATTTTAAGAACTAATACAAGCTGTACTGACCAAGAATTAGCTAACAAGATAAACCGGGCCTTCGTGAGTGTGATGGAAGATTACACTCCTTTAGCCGACGACATCTTTGTGCCCTGTGATGATGATGAGCCCATATCAGTATCAGTGGACCAAGTTGCAACAAAACTCAAGCAGATAAGTGTGTCTCGAGCCGGTGGCCCCGACAATTTACCAAATTGGGTGCTCAAAACATACTCGGATATTCTTGCCCCGGCTTTAACGGAAGTCCTGAATCAGTCCTTTGAAGAATCCAAGGTTCCACGGGTCTGGAAGTTGGCTGATGTTCCACCTTTGCCTAAGGGAAAATCTATTGAGGATTTTAATAAAGATTTGAGACCGATATCTCTCACATCAACGCTTTCTAAAGTCGCTGAAGGCTTCGTTATTGAGAAAGATCTTAAGCCTGTTTTATTGAAGTGTATCAACCCTAACAAGTACGGCTTTATTCCAAATTCCTGCACAACTTTCGCACTCATTTCAATGCTACATCATTGGCTGGAAGCTACGGACGGGTCAGGTTCTCATGTCAGGGTGGCTCTTCTTGATTATAAGAAGGCGTTCGACCTTGTAAATCACAATTTGCTTATCTCCAAACTTTACAGCGTCGGTGTTAAGCCTACTGTTGTTAATTGGATTTGTGACTTTTTGTGAAACAGATCTCAGCGCGTCAAACTTGATTCCAGCTGCTTCTCGGAATTTGTCAATGTTCCGGCCGGCATTCCACAGGGCACAAAAATCGGTCCATGGCTTTTTCTTGCCATGATAAATGACCTTAGTACTACCAGTGCCCTGTGGAAGTTTGCCGATGATACCACACTTGCCGAAGTTATACCCAAGTCAAGTACAAGTACCCTGCAAAATACAGAGGATGGGGTGCTCAAATATACGGATGAAAATGTATTCCGCCTAAATCCAACTAAGTGTAAGGAGATGCAAATAGACTTCTGTAAGAAACGTGGTGCCTCTAATCCCCTTGAATCTGAAGGCAAGCAGTTCGAAGTTGTCAAATCGGCTAAATCCTAGGTTTAACTGTTAGAGACGATCTGAAATGGAATGATCATATTGACAATGTCACCGTAAAGGCATCACAAAGAGTTTATCTGTTAAAACAACTTAAGCGCGCAGATATTGACTGTATATctctgcttcaattttattgtgCTTGGGTAAGATCAGTACTAGAGTATGCCTGTCAGTCATTTCACTCAAGTTTGCCTGCGTACTTGTCGGATCAATTGGAAAGGATCCAAAAAAGGTCGTTAAGGATAATATATCCAGACCTTAACTATAGTGAGGCGCTAACTAAATCTAGCATGACCACTTTTCATGATAGACAGGAGCTTTTATGCCACAAACTGTTTATGGAAATAGTCGATAATAAGGGGCACAAACTCCATCACCTTCTCCCGCCGCTTAATGCCATAACCTACAGAACTAGGAAGAGCAGAAAATTTAGAGTTCCACTTTGTAAGACAAAGAGATTTTCAAGTTCGTTTATAATGCATTACGCCTCTCAGTTGTTGAGATCTTAATATAACCTTTAGCTACGTATTATACTATGTTCATACTTTTATACTTTTAACTAAGATGTGTAAGCTTTCGTAAAAAAGTTTAAGTTTAGGATATTATATTACATTATATTTTACATGTTATTCActtattgtaaatagtttttacaaGTAATTCAGTCTTTTGACTGCgatttgtattttaataaacgctttatctatctatctatctatctatcaaacCATACATGAAGCCCAACAACAAACTATCGCACATCCACCGGCAAAGCAACCACCCCCCAGCATTACTAAAAAACATACCCCTCAACATCAACAAAAGACTAACatttcatccagcaaagaaGTATTCGACGAATCAATTGCCCCTTACCAACACGCACTCAAAGAAAGTGGATATGACCACAAGCTAACATACAATCCAGAGCCCGCTCCaaaagagaaagaggaaaaggGACACTACGTGGTACAATCCCCCTTTCGATTCAAGCGTTAAAACCAACCTTGGTAGAAAATTCCTACATATCGTCCAAAAATGCTTCCAGAACAACCATCCGCTCTACAAGATTTTCAACAGACACACACTTAAGCTAAGCTACTCATGTATGCCAAACATGAAATCCACAGGTTTTTCACAGCTTTTTAAAGCTGTGAAAGCTTATAAGAAAAAGGTAGCTCTTTCCAGTCCCACCTCCACCTACAATTATAAGCAACAATGGCTCCTTTGGATAAGGTTGCTCTTAATGTGCCTTAATGATATTATAGCCGCACTTCTGCATATCACTAAAAGTAGTAACATCAATATTTTGTTCTGGTATAGTTCTTTCAGATAATGCCTCCTTCTTGGTTCTTATCGATGACATTTCTCTTAAGTGACTGTTTTGGTATTTCAGTCTGTCATTTTGCCAGTTATAGTCTGAATTAACAATTTGTTGTGACTCATCAGTTAAAACAAATGATCCAGGAAGATCTACTAAAAGCATCCACTCTTCACATTGAGGAAGTTCTTGTGTGGTGTGTTCAATATCTGTATCATTTTCGTTGTCATGCCAGTCAGGAAATGTTCTTTGTCATATAGTGTTCCAAGAAATTATTTCCACGTCGTTGGTTCATTGTCCCAAGCATTCTCTTGTGTGGTCTGCCATGGTTGTATTTAAGCAGCTGATATTTGCagtaaagggaaaaaattgGCTTTTTGTTATTTGAAGAATATACTGGAAAAACTCTAGGAACAGCAGTTTGTGCCTGAGCTATTAATTTACTGTTCACAAGTTTGTACCTTGtggcaaaagtaaaaaaaaaaacttaaattcATTATGTTTGGAATAGTTTTGGCAAACAAAGCACGCTTAGCATAAACATCCAGTAGTGAATCGTTTGTTGCAACATCTCCATCAACAGAATATGTTTTGATTTTGGGACAACCATCCAAAGTCAATGGTACAACATTAAATGATGAGCTGACCAGTTTTAGAGACAATATATATGTAAATGATGCATAATCTCTTGTGCAGAAAAGTCCCTCTGTACAAGTGATTTCATTATAACTTTCAATAAGTTTTGTGGGACTGCTATCACTATTACAGTCGTgaacaatggaattaaatgcAGTGTTCATGACAGAGGAGCGTGGCTCTCCTTTTGATGCACATTTTGTTAGGTATTCAATGCATGCATGGTAATCAATGCCTTCGGTCATTCCTCTTGGTTATAACCTTCACTTTGTATTTAATGTTCTTATTTTTCGAACAGGCTCAAATTCAAGCTTTGTCGTGGTCATAGAAGGTTCAAATGGAAAGTTAAATCTACATTGAATACTGCATTTGGACAGTATTTTGTAAGTCTACATAATCACTATCAGATTCTTGAATGTCTTTATGATATCTCTGACAAGGATGAACTGATGGTTTTATCCAAGTATTATCATCTGGTGGGTCTGGGTTGTATGTGGATAACAGCCAGTCTACATACTTGTATTTGTTGATTCAGTTCTGATAAATCTGCTGCGTCTGCATTGTTAAGTGACATGTCAGCTAAGAACAAATTTTCCGCATATGGGGCCTTGGTCTGCGACTTATGCTACTTATGACCCCAGAGAAATGGGTTACCTTCTTTTGTATGTCTACAATACTCgccaaaaatcttgaaacacttgtgtctgtttccccttccccagtgttgatttgggtatcacagtggtttcagtgcttcaaaacacgcatggctcaacattggggagggagaaggcacatttcggaggggaaaacagtgtgaagtagaaatgtcaggatttttccagaaaattcgagagaaacggtgtctgtttcaacgatttgtgacgagtattgtcttAGCGTCTGAGGGGCGTGGACGGGTAACGTaactgtgaacaatttaatacgCTCTATGCCGAAACGAATTGATATGGTGATTAGAAATGAGGGGAAGCgtataaaaatattaaagaaataccaCTATTTCCATTTTGTAGATAACTGCCTGAGATTTCCTCTCGCAAAGTATAAACTTTCAGAGACAATAATAACTATTACACTATACGCCAAAAATAAGGAGAGAGGGGTGGTGTTGCATATTTCAAACAAAAGGGAGTGAAAATTGCTCCGATGGCCATCAAGATGACGTTTAGCGATTTTTACATAGCAGAATGACTTTTTCTGGTCATTGTATGAAATTGATTCGCTATTCATTGTGATATTATTTCTCTTGGAGCTCCTGAGAAAGAATAGTGAAGTACATTGCCTCTTAGTCCTTATCTCAAATAACTACACAAAGGTGTCAAAGGAACACGGatccttttccttctttttctaTATTCTGAACAGTTCTATGTACAAAAATTAGCTAACTTTGTAGAAAATTACATTATTAAAAAAGATCATTTGTTGTAACGACCAGTCGACCTTCTTAGCGCTGAAACTCAACGATTCACCACTGTGttctaaagtaaagtaattatacTACCATAGACTTTAAGAACtatcggttcaccatggtgaagccCTACAAATAGCCTAATGCCGTGTTTAGACTTGAGCGTGCTACCGAGGTATTGGAGTTTACTTACCTAGGTTAATATTTTGCGTGTGTAAACGCCAACTAATACCGTAGTAAACACCGCTTAAGACAATAGAAAGTTAACTAAGGTAAAAGTTCGGTCTACTCTGCGAGCAGGCATGGTTAAGGTCGGTAACCAAGGTTTGGATGACAGATACATCCGCTTGCGGTCGCATAGAATTTCACATCCTGTGGTGTCGGGATTGCGTCAGGCTCATTCGATCACGTAATCTAGTGTCCTTCTTTGCCAAATCCGGACCAACCAATCGGACAATGTATTCGAACGTACATCTTGATATTCTAAAGTTCTCCTTCCACCATTCTTCAACAAAATTTCCGTTTAATAGAGCTTCAAACCAGAATTGGTTTCTCGGCCACAACCACGCACGTCTAACGCGCCTTGTCTTGCGAAGGGCAATTTGTAGCAGAATTAATCGCTTTCGTCTCGACCTCTTTAGGTGCTGCAAAAGTAAGAGCTGCTGCAATCTCGATTCCTGGGTTTGCTGatcaagaacaagaaaatagAACGCGAGGACTACAAGAGCCACAGCTTCTCTTTTAAACACGAGCATTTTATGCGTGGATTTAGAATTTGCCGCCAATTCAATAAGATTGTGATTGATGACAGATTTACCTTAGTTATTTGAGCCAGTATAAACACTGTACAAATGTACCAGGGTTTAGTAAGTTAATGTTTACCTTGGCAAACGCTTGAGTGTAAACACAGCATTATTGAATAGGTTAATCAAGAAAATTATCCCTAAGGTGCATGTTCCGTGATCTGTTCTATCACTTAAAACACTTGTAGATGCAGTAGCTTTAGTTTTTGGTTCCTAAAAAAGGCAAGAATTTCCCAAACACTATGGTGAATCGTGTAATACTTAAGCCATGGCAAAGATTAAATGTCAACAAACTCGGCGATATTTACATAAGATCAGTCGTAATTGAATTAGTCGTCTTGTGGGAAAATAAGTCgactaaaacattttccacacgGGGGGACTGACTTCTGCTGTTCCTCGGGTATTTGATGGAAGAGATTGAAGACCCGCCACCTTACCTTAATATACAGTCTGCGTTTCTTGAATAGGAAAGACATTTAGCAACAGACATACCCTTATTTATCGAGCTGAGAAAATCTAATCAGCTTACGTACATATCATTTCCCCTTTTCAAAAGTTGCAATATGTGTCTTCAGAATGCAGAAAGTGAAGTTTCATCAGTGACCTCACATTTTCCGCATGTCTTAATTACTGCCTGTAAGTGTAACACATTGCTTTAAATTCCCTTATTTTTATCttatccttttttttcaaatataactgaacaataatccGACATCCTAAATTTCTCTTCCCTATCTGTGCGCGAACCAAGCAGGTATATTCCATCGATGATTGAAAAATTCGTCTTGAACAGAAACCGTTATTCTTTCCTCTCTTCAGACTAAATACAATACTcatcaaaaatcttgaaacacttgtgtctgtttccccttccccaatgttgatttgggtatcacagtggtttcagtgcttcaaaacacgtgTGGGTCAACActggggagggagaaggcatATTTCAGAggggaaaacagtgtgaagcAGAAATgtcaggatttttccagaaaattcgagagaaatggtgtctgtttcaacgatttgtgacgagtcTTGTAGAATACCTACACGGTCTTATAATGAAATGGAGCTTGGGAGACagtcaactgaaaataaaagcagattcTATACTCACAACAACCTCCAATATGACTGTATCTGAGATAtatcaaggataataaagaataaataaattttcatgttcgTACCGAAATTATTAGAATTTAcgggtattttttttttgggctgctTACATGAATCACGGACCAAGGGCCAAATTTGCAGACACAAAGTTTGCGATTATGTTCACCTTTCTCTAATTACAAGAGATAACTTTAGTTTAGAACTTGGCAATTTAAAATTAtcgcaagaaacgaaaaagcTATGTTCATGGAAAATTTCAGTTCGTGGCATTTTGATTCAGGTAAGATATTCAAGATTATCCTTTTTTCTCGCAGACTACGGACACCATACTGTATTGTTGCCAAAAACAACGAAGCAGTCAAACACGAAAAACCCACCGAGCCGCTCATTTGTATGTTAATGCAACACCCAGGTTTCAGTGCTGTCTGCTTGAACTGCTGGGTACTGCAGACAGCTTGGTACCAGTACAAACAGCAGTACCATAACTCCCATGAGGGCCCAGAACATAAGCAAAACTTTCACATAGCCTATAGGCATCTGGCAAGGTGTTGCTGGGGTATTTTGAGACGAGAGGTTACGTATAGACTTGTCCTTCAATCTTCTGCAATTTGCTGTATTCGAGCACACTTTCCTCTCCCAGGATTTcgctttgctttgtttttttatcAACATAAACCTTAAAGATGAAATGTTGAATTTAGAGCATTCACAGTTATCTTGCATTCAAACATTCATCACAATTGTCAAGTTGTTacctcgttctcgttctcgttctgtTCATGCATGGGTTAATTCctaaatgtaataaataaaGTGATTTGGTTTAATCTTTATTTGC
This genomic interval carries:
- the LOC137980836 gene encoding uncharacterized protein; this translates as MSLAPKIDEIAFTIKQRDIDVALFTETWLKNTIPDDPINITGYQLFRRDRQHQDHGGVCLYVKNSIQCSLLPELFSDVHEVIWVSLRPYRLPQGFSNIIVAVVYHPDQNPDTSNAQLRDYLMCTLETIEVKYPNSAIVVAGDFNKFNFKAQARNYQLKPLVKIPTRGNNILDQIFTNLQDYYQEPTGLPAFGLSDHVTVIAMPGPRQESKSQRKSLKTRDKRASSVAALGRFLVAVPWEQVLDHYSSCDEKLANITDIINYGLNTIMPERSVKIHQADRPWLNPDLKRLISKRQKAFASGNKPLFNLLRNKVNRERKRCCKVYYNNKVRDLKDTRPRDWWREVKQLCGNARGSRPDLRSILRTNTSCTDQELANKINRAFVSVMEDYTPLADDIFVPCDDDEPISVSVDQVATKLKQISVSRAGGPDNLPNWVLKTYSDILAPALTEVLNQSFEESKVPRVWKLADVPPLPKGKSIEDFNKDLRPISLTSTLSKVAEGFVIEKDLKPVLLKCINPNKSQRVKLDSSCFSEFVNVPAGIPQGTKIGPWLFLAMINDLSTTSALWKFADDTTLAEVIPKSSTSTLQNTEDGVLKYTDENVFRLNPTKCKEMQIDFCKKRGASNPLESEGKQFEVVKSAKS